From the genome of Blautia pseudococcoides, one region includes:
- a CDS encoding chromate transporter encodes MEMEKTQIKKKDLLLKLFLSTLYISSFTFGGGFVIVTFMKRKFVDELHWIDEEEMLDLVALAQSSPGAIAVNAAILVGWRVCGFAGMLTAVLGTILPPMIILSVISFFYAAFASNVYVALVLKGMQAGVAAVILDVVCGLGSNVLKEKSAVGIVIMAAAFAATFFFDVNVIYIILTAGIIGAGKAFRIYRKGKMA; translated from the coding sequence ATGGAAATGGAAAAGACACAGATAAAGAAGAAAGATCTGCTGCTGAAATTGTTTCTCAGCACTCTGTACATCAGCAGCTTTACCTTTGGCGGGGGATTTGTGATCGTCACATTTATGAAAAGGAAATTTGTGGATGAGCTCCACTGGATAGATGAGGAGGAAATGCTGGATCTGGTGGCGTTGGCCCAATCCTCCCCGGGGGCCATTGCTGTAAATGCCGCCATCCTGGTGGGCTGGCGCGTATGTGGATTTGCAGGGATGCTGACAGCGGTGCTGGGAACCATTCTTCCCCCTATGATCATCCTTTCGGTCATATCCTTTTTCTATGCCGCATTTGCCAGCAATGTATATGTAGCGCTGGTGTTAAAAGGAATGCAGGCAGGTGTGGCTGCGGTGATCCTGGATGTGGTATGCGGACTCGGAAGCAATGTGCTGAAAGAAAAAAGTGCGGTTGGTATTGTGATCATGGCGGCAGCCTTTGCAGCTACGTTCTTTTTTGATGTAAATGTCATATACATTATTCTGACTGCCGGAATCATTGGAGCAGGAAAGGCATTCCGGATATACAGAAAGGGGAAAATGGCATGA
- the pth gene encoding aminoacyl-tRNA hydrolase, protein MYLIAGLGNPGKQYERTRHNMGFDTIDELVDRHRIPGSGVQHKAMYGKGMIAGEKVILAKPLTYMNLSGDSIREFINYYKMDPETELIVIYDDIDLEPGQIRIKKKGSAGGHNGMKSIISQIGTQNFYRVKVGVGEKPAGWDLADYVLGRFSTKEREEVDKAIEEAADAVEVILREGIDAAMNKYNAKKKQ, encoded by the coding sequence ATGTATTTAATAGCAGGACTTGGAAACCCCGGAAAACAGTACGAGAGAACCCGTCACAATATGGGATTCGATACCATAGACGAGCTGGTTGACCGGCACAGGATTCCCGGATCAGGCGTTCAGCACAAGGCAATGTACGGCAAAGGGATGATCGCCGGGGAGAAAGTGATCCTGGCAAAGCCCCTTACCTATATGAATCTCAGCGGAGATTCTATCCGGGAATTTATCAATTACTATAAAATGGACCCTGAAACAGAACTGATCGTCATTTACGATGATATAGATTTGGAGCCGGGTCAGATACGCATCAAAAAAAAGGGCAGTGCAGGGGGACATAACGGCATGAAAAGCATTATCTCCCAGATCGGCACTCAGAATTTTTACCGCGTCAAGGTAGGTGTGGGGGAAAAACCGGCAGGCTGGGATCTGGCGGACTATGTGCTGGGCCGTTTTTCCACCAAGGAGAGGGAAGAGGTGGACAAAGCCATAGAGGAGGCCGCAGATGCTGTGGAAGTGATTCTCAGGGAAGGCATAGACGCTGCCATGAACAAATATAATGCAAAGAAGAAGCAGTGA
- a CDS encoding chromate transporter yields the protein MIYIKLFLSFLQVGLFSVGGGYAAMPLIQNQVVEAHKWLTMGEFTDLITIAEMTPGPIAVNSATFVGIRIAGWQGAVIATFGCILPSCLLVSLLAWVYYKYKGVSAMQSVLACLRPAVVALIAAAGISILRVVLFADAPISLQAVNWIGAGLFAAAFVVLRKRKWNPILVMSLCGVLNLCIGILIK from the coding sequence ATGATTTATATAAAACTATTTTTGAGTTTTCTTCAGGTGGGCTTGTTCAGCGTGGGCGGCGGCTATGCGGCAATGCCTTTGATCCAGAATCAGGTGGTGGAAGCCCATAAATGGCTGACCATGGGTGAATTTACAGATTTGATCACCATAGCGGAAATGACACCCGGACCTATAGCCGTAAACTCCGCCACGTTCGTTGGGATCCGCATAGCGGGCTGGCAGGGGGCCGTGATCGCCACCTTTGGCTGCATTCTGCCTTCCTGTCTGCTGGTATCACTGCTGGCCTGGGTTTATTACAAATATAAAGGGGTATCTGCCATGCAGTCTGTACTTGCCTGCCTCAGGCCGGCTGTGGTTGCCCTGATCGCTGCGGCGGGTATTTCCATACTGCGGGTGGTGCTTTTTGCTGATGCTCCTATCAGCCTCCAGGCGGTCAACTGGATTGGCGCGGGATTGTTCGCGGCGGCGTTTGTGGTGCTGCGGAAACGGAAATGGAATCCCATTTTGGTCATGAGCCTGTGCGGAGTTCTCAATCTTTGCATTGGAATCCTGATCAAATAG
- a CDS encoding TIGR03943 family putative permease subunit, translated as MDEITVPIYLMAGFLESGKTSFLNFTIEQDYFQIDGPTLLILCEEGEEEFDEKAMKKSRTSVEILDNPEELTPERLVAYDAFYNPARIIIEYNGMWQLSKLEELDMPKGWGIVQHIVTVDASTFQVYIYNMKSLFVEMIKNADMVLFNRCEQGMPLAAFRRSVKVVNQAAEIIFEDGEGEIENIFEDEMPFDVNADIIEIMDEDYGIWFIDAMDHPETYKGKKVSFTGMVLKSREFEKDMFVPGRMAMTCCADDTTFIGYVCKSPEARALRTGKWVKVVAAVDYKYMDFYNKVGPVLTAVSVERTEPLKDELVYFN; from the coding sequence ATGGATGAAATAACAGTACCTATTTACCTCATGGCAGGATTTTTGGAGAGCGGCAAGACCTCTTTCCTGAATTTTACCATTGAGCAGGATTATTTTCAGATAGACGGCCCCACACTTCTCATTCTCTGTGAAGAAGGGGAGGAAGAATTTGATGAAAAAGCCATGAAAAAGAGCAGGACATCTGTGGAAATCCTGGACAACCCGGAGGAGTTGACCCCGGAACGGCTGGTGGCATACGATGCGTTTTACAATCCTGCCCGCATCATTATTGAATACAACGGCATGTGGCAGTTGAGCAAGCTGGAAGAATTGGATATGCCCAAGGGCTGGGGAATTGTCCAGCACATTGTGACTGTGGATGCCAGCACCTTTCAGGTGTATATTTATAACATGAAATCCCTTTTTGTGGAGATGATAAAAAATGCGGATATGGTCCTTTTCAACCGCTGTGAACAGGGGATGCCTTTAGCAGCCTTCCGCAGAAGTGTTAAAGTGGTGAACCAGGCGGCAGAGATCATCTTTGAGGACGGGGAAGGCGAGATTGAAAATATCTTTGAGGATGAGATGCCCTTTGACGTAAATGCCGATATTATCGAGATCATGGATGAGGACTACGGCATCTGGTTTATTGACGCCATGGACCACCCTGAAACCTATAAAGGGAAAAAAGTATCCTTCACCGGCATGGTTTTAAAATCCAGGGAATTTGAAAAAGATATGTTTGTACCCGGCCGTATGGCAATGACCTGCTGCGCGGATGACACTACATTTATCGGCTATGTATGCAAAAGCCCCGAAGCCCGTGCCCTGAGAACGGGAAAATGGGTGAAGGTTGTGGCAGCAGTAGATTATAAGTACATGGATTTTTACAACAAAGTAGGGCCTGTGCTCACAGCCGTCTCTGTGGAGCGCACAGAACCCCTGAAAGATGAACTGGTATATTTTAACTAA
- a CDS encoding GTP-binding protein, with amino-acid sequence MTKIDIFSGFLGAGKTTLIKKLLKEAYSGEQVVLIENEFGEIGIDGGFLKEAGIEIREMNSGCICCSLVGDFGEALKEVIQKYQPDRIIIEPSGVGKLSDVIKAVKKVEGEVDIKLNSFTTLVDVMKCKMYMKNFGEFFSNQIAYAGTIILSRTDKSTEEKVIAALQLIRGLNKSAAVITTPIEKLSGAKILDTMENNRSLEKELLEEEVCPVCGGHHDHEHHHDGECGCEHHDGEACGCEHHDGEACGCEHHDGEACGHGHHDGEACGHEHHDGEACGCEQHNGEACGCEHHDRETCGCEHHHEGESSHEHHHDGECGHEHHDGECGCDHDNAHHDHHHHHADEVFTSWGRETAKTYTEEEIRTILEALSDAEEYGMILRAKGMVEGRNGGWVYFDMVPGEADVREGSPEYTGRICVIGSKLKESSLEKLFKLA; translated from the coding sequence ATGACAAAGATTGACATTTTCTCAGGTTTTTTGGGAGCAGGCAAGACCACATTGATCAAAAAGCTTCTGAAAGAGGCATACAGTGGTGAGCAGGTTGTGCTCATTGAAAACGAGTTTGGGGAGATCGGCATTGACGGGGGATTTTTGAAAGAGGCAGGGATTGAGATCCGTGAGATGAATTCCGGCTGTATCTGCTGTTCCCTGGTGGGGGATTTTGGTGAGGCTTTAAAAGAGGTGATCCAAAAATACCAGCCGGACCGCATTATTATTGAGCCGTCAGGTGTGGGAAAACTTTCCGACGTGATCAAGGCAGTGAAAAAAGTGGAGGGAGAGGTTGACATAAAGCTCAACAGCTTCACAACACTTGTGGATGTTATGAAGTGCAAAATGTATATGAAGAATTTCGGTGAATTCTTCAGCAACCAGATAGCATACGCGGGAACCATTATCTTAAGCAGAACCGACAAGTCCACGGAGGAAAAGGTGATCGCTGCCCTGCAGTTGATCCGCGGCCTGAATAAATCCGCGGCAGTTATCACAACTCCCATAGAAAAGCTTTCCGGTGCGAAGATTCTGGATACTATGGAGAATAACCGCTCTCTGGAAAAAGAGCTGCTGGAGGAGGAAGTATGCCCCGTATGCGGCGGACACCACGACCATGAGCACCACCATGACGGGGAATGTGGCTGTGAGCATCATGATGGGGAAGCGTGCGGCTGTGAGCATCATGACGGGGAAGCGTGCGGCTGTGAGCATCATGATGGAGAAGCGTGCGGCCATGGGCATCATGATGGGGAAGCGTGCGGCCATGAGCATCATGATGGGGAAGCGTGCGGCTGTGAGCAGCATAATGGAGAAGCGTGCGGCTGTGAGCATCATGACCGTGAAACGTGCGGCTGTGAGCATCACCATGAAGGGGAAAGCAGCCATGAGCATCACCATGACGGAGAATGCGGCCATGAGCATCATGACGGGGAATGCGGCTGTGACCACGACAATGCCCATCATGACCACCATCACCATCACGCGGACGAAGTCTTCACAAGCTGGGGCCGTGAGACTGCCAAAACTTATACGGAAGAGGAAATCCGCACGATCCTGGAGGCCCTTTCCGATGCTGAGGAGTACGGCATGATCCTCAGGGCAAAAGGAATGGTGGAAGGCAGAAACGGCGGCTGGGTTTATTTTGACATGGTACCGGGTGAGGCGGATGTGCGTGAAGGCTCACCGGAATACACGGGAAGGATCTGTGTCATCGGCTCCAAGTTAAAAGAAAGCAGCCTGGAAAAACTTTTTAAACTGGCATAA
- the mfd gene encoding transcription-repair coupling factor translates to MQAVIQPLLNLNEYQEIRSRLPKNRGVLQLSGCIESQKAHVMYGLFEGMRQDEKQKNANCLIIAENDLKAKELYEDYRFYDRDVLLYPAKDLIFFQADIHGNLLTKQRMQVIASLLQKKGVTVITSMGGCMDYLLPLSVIEQHVLHFKNDSVLDLGKLKKDLINMGFEYSAQVEAPGQFAIRGGIVDLYLLTEENPIRIELWGDEIDSIRSFETESQRSIENLEEITIYPAAEMVLTKELLEKGLKAIEKEKNTSVKKLREAFLTEEAGRLKNTVEEAVNAMKEFEDFAAAEHFIRYFYKEPVTFLDYFDEDSTLVFLDETNRLLEKGEAVEAEFRESMKNRLEKGYLLAGQTDLLCGYKKVVYRLNRKNCVSLCTMEQQKADWEINGQYRTVTKSVNSYNNSFELLVKDLQYWKKNGYQVLLLSGSRTRAQRLAQDLQEEGLSSFYTEDMDRAISPGEIMTSYGHAKRGFEYPLIKFVLITETDIFGQEKKKRRKKTEYSGKKIQSFSELSVGDYVVHENHGLGIYRGIEKVTVDKIVKDYIKIEYSGRSNLYILATQLDMLQKYAGADAKAPKLNKLGGQEWKKTKTRVRGAIRNIAKDLVALYAARQSHSGYQYGPDTVWQKEFEEMFPFEETEDQLSAIEAAKHDMESRKIMDRLVCGDVGYGKTEIAIRAAFKAVQESKQVVYLVPTTILAQQHYNTFIQRMKDFPVRVDLLCRFKTPAEQKKTITDLQKGLVDIVIGTHRLLSKDVKYKDLGLLIVDEEQRFGVTHKEKIKSLKENVDVLTLTATPIPRTLHMSLIGIRDMSVLEEAPMDRTPIQTYVMEYNEEMVREAISREIARGGQVYYVYNRVNDIDEITNRVAKLVPEANVAFAHGQMHEHQLEKIMYGFINGEIDVLVSTTIIETGLDISNANTMIIHDADQMGLSQLYQLRGRVGRSNRTAYAFLMYKRNKMLKEVAEKRLHAIREFTDLGSGFKIAMRDLEIRGAGNLLGAEQHGHMEAVGYDLYCKMLNEAVKEAKGIKQQEEFETTIDLDMDAFIPPRYIPNEYQKLDIYKRIAGIENQEEYEDMLEELMDRFGEPPKSVQNLLAIANLKALAHKVYVREIKQNGAEVKISMFERAKLDASGFPAVLEKYKNNMTMRMEGQPYFLVSLKGRRPKEILDAMDIVSGILHEFEGILQEKEENPLP, encoded by the coding sequence ATGCAAGCAGTCATACAGCCACTTTTAAATCTAAATGAATATCAGGAGATCAGGAGCCGTCTCCCTAAAAACAGAGGCGTTCTGCAGTTATCCGGCTGCATTGAGTCCCAGAAAGCCCATGTGATGTACGGCCTGTTTGAGGGAATGAGGCAGGATGAAAAGCAAAAGAATGCCAACTGTCTTATTATTGCGGAGAATGACCTGAAAGCAAAAGAACTTTACGAGGATTACCGTTTCTATGACAGGGATGTGCTTCTCTATCCCGCAAAGGACCTTATTTTCTTCCAGGCAGATATTCACGGCAATCTGCTGACAAAACAGAGGATGCAGGTGATCGCGTCCCTGCTGCAGAAAAAGGGCGTGACAGTCATCACCAGCATGGGCGGCTGTATGGACTATCTGCTTCCGCTGTCTGTCATTGAACAGCATGTGCTGCATTTCAAAAATGACAGTGTGCTGGATTTGGGCAAGCTGAAAAAAGATTTGATCAACATGGGATTTGAGTATAGTGCACAGGTGGAGGCGCCGGGGCAGTTTGCCATCCGGGGCGGCATTGTGGACCTCTATCTTCTCACAGAGGAGAATCCCATCCGTATAGAGCTTTGGGGAGATGAGATTGATTCTATCCGAAGCTTTGAGACAGAGAGCCAGCGTTCCATAGAAAATCTGGAGGAGATCACCATCTATCCCGCAGCGGAGATGGTACTTACCAAAGAGCTACTGGAAAAAGGATTAAAGGCCATAGAGAAGGAAAAGAATACCTCTGTGAAAAAGCTGCGGGAGGCATTTCTCACAGAGGAGGCAGGCAGGCTGAAGAATACGGTGGAGGAAGCCGTAAATGCCATGAAGGAGTTCGAGGATTTTGCGGCTGCAGAACACTTCATCCGGTATTTTTATAAAGAACCCGTAACCTTCCTGGATTATTTTGATGAGGACAGCACCCTGGTATTCCTGGATGAGACAAACCGTCTTCTGGAAAAAGGGGAAGCCGTGGAGGCTGAATTCCGGGAAAGCATGAAGAACCGTCTGGAAAAGGGATATCTCCTGGCAGGACAGACTGACCTTCTATGCGGCTATAAGAAGGTGGTTTACCGCCTGAACCGGAAAAACTGCGTGTCCCTCTGCACAATGGAACAGCAGAAGGCGGACTGGGAAATAAACGGCCAATACCGCACAGTCACAAAGTCCGTGAATTCCTATAACAACAGCTTTGAGCTGCTGGTAAAGGACCTGCAATACTGGAAGAAAAACGGGTACCAGGTTCTTCTCCTCTCCGGCTCCAGGACAAGGGCACAAAGGCTGGCCCAGGACCTTCAGGAGGAGGGCCTGAGCAGCTTTTACACGGAGGACATGGACAGGGCCATATCCCCCGGAGAGATCATGACTTCCTACGGACATGCAAAACGAGGGTTTGAATACCCCCTGATCAAATTTGTGCTGATCACCGAGACCGATATTTTCGGACAGGAGAAGAAAAAGCGCAGAAAGAAAACCGAGTACAGCGGAAAGAAGATCCAGAGTTTTTCCGAACTGAGTGTGGGGGACTATGTAGTCCATGAAAACCATGGCCTTGGTATATACCGCGGCATAGAGAAAGTCACGGTGGATAAAATAGTCAAGGATTATATCAAGATCGAGTATTCGGGCAGAAGCAACCTTTACATCCTGGCAACCCAGCTTGATATGCTGCAGAAATATGCCGGGGCGGACGCGAAAGCGCCCAAGCTCAATAAACTGGGCGGGCAGGAGTGGAAGAAGACAAAAACAAGGGTAAGGGGAGCCATCAGGAATATTGCCAAGGACCTGGTGGCACTCTACGCTGCCAGGCAGTCCCACAGCGGCTATCAGTACGGTCCTGACACCGTCTGGCAGAAGGAGTTCGAGGAAATGTTCCCCTTTGAGGAGACAGAGGACCAGTTAAGTGCTATAGAGGCTGCAAAACACGATATGGAGAGCCGGAAGATCATGGACCGCCTGGTCTGCGGGGACGTGGGATACGGCAAGACAGAGATTGCCATCCGGGCCGCGTTCAAAGCAGTTCAGGAGAGCAAACAGGTGGTCTACCTTGTTCCCACCACCATCCTTGCACAGCAGCACTACAACACCTTTATCCAGAGAATGAAGGATTTCCCCGTCCGCGTGGATCTGCTCTGCCGTTTTAAAACCCCGGCGGAACAGAAGAAGACCATAACAGATCTGCAGAAGGGACTGGTGGACATTGTCATCGGCACCCACCGCCTCCTGTCAAAAGATGTAAAATACAAAGATTTGGGACTTCTTATCGTGGATGAGGAGCAGCGCTTCGGTGTGACCCACAAGGAGAAGATCAAGAGCCTGAAAGAGAATGTGGATGTACTCACCCTGACAGCCACCCCTATTCCAAGGACCCTCCACATGAGCCTGATCGGAATCCGTGACATGAGCGTTTTAGAGGAGGCCCCCATGGACAGAACTCCCATCCAGACCTATGTCATGGAATACAATGAGGAGATGGTCAGAGAAGCCATCAGCCGGGAAATCGCCAGAGGGGGTCAGGTCTATTACGTCTACAACCGGGTCAACGATATAGATGAGATCACCAACCGCGTGGCAAAGCTGGTCCCGGAGGCCAATGTAGCATTTGCCCACGGCCAGATGCACGAGCATCAGCTGGAAAAGATCATGTACGGCTTCATTAACGGTGAAATTGATGTACTTGTCTCCACCACGATCATTGAGACAGGTCTGGATATTTCCAATGCCAACACCATGATCATCCACGACGCGGACCAGATGGGCCTGTCCCAGCTCTACCAGCTCAGAGGACGTGTGGGCCGTTCCAACCGGACTGCCTATGCATTCCTTATGTACAAACGGAACAAAATGCTCAAAGAGGTGGCAGAGAAACGCCTCCATGCCATCCGTGAGTTCACGGACCTGGGCAGCGGCTTCAAGATAGCCATGCGGGACCTGGAGATCCGCGGCGCCGGAAACCTTCTGGGCGCGGAGCAGCACGGCCACATGGAAGCCGTGGGATATGACCTCTACTGCAAAATGCTCAACGAGGCGGTAAAAGAGGCAAAAGGCATCAAACAGCAGGAGGAGTTCGAGACAACGATCGACCTGGATATGGATGCTTTCATTCCACCCCGCTACATTCCCAATGAATACCAGAAACTGGACATCTACAAACGCATTGCCGGCATAGAGAACCAGGAAGAATACGAGGATATGCTGGAAGAACTTATGGACCGGTTCGGGGAACCCCCAAAATCCGTTCAGAACCTGCTTGCGATCGCTAACTTAAAGGCTCTTGCCCACAAAGTCTATGTGCGTGAGATCAAGCAGAACGGTGCAGAAGTGAAAATATCCATGTTTGAGCGGGCAAAGCTGGACGCATCAGGTTTCCCTGCCGTTCTGGAAAAATACAAAAACAACATGACCATGCGCATGGAAGGACAGCCCTATTTCCTGGTCTCCCTGAAAGGCCGCAGACCAAAAGAAATCCTGGATGCCATGGATATCGTGTCCGGTATTCTTCACGAATTTGAGGGGATTTTACAGGAAAAAGAGGAAAATCCCTTGCCCTGA
- a CDS encoding LysR family transcriptional regulator, whose translation MTIRHMRIFLEVYRMENITQAAKNLHMTQPAVTRAVQEIERHYGVMLFDRMNRRLFVTEAGRQFYAQALHIVESFDRMEKGLLNGDAFGVLRIGASISLGNFFLPGLVSAFRKSWPDMKVKVTISNAGNLQSGLLNNELDLALIEGGISEAELETRAFSEDRMVLILPVGHELAAREKVFVEDLKGYDFLAREKGSVGRTLLDHVFAVRGITLEPLWESASTQAIIKGVQEGIGVSILPEMLVEREISEGRICAREVEDEAFRRVHYVVWHRNKFLTEGAVGFLEMAVEWGRRKGR comes from the coding sequence ATGACTATACGACATATGAGAATTTTTCTTGAGGTTTACCGGATGGAAAATATCACGCAGGCGGCAAAGAATCTCCACATGACGCAGCCTGCAGTCACGAGGGCAGTTCAGGAGATTGAGCGGCATTATGGGGTAATGCTGTTTGACAGGATGAACAGAAGGCTGTTTGTCACAGAGGCGGGACGGCAGTTTTATGCCCAGGCGCTGCACATTGTGGAGTCTTTCGACAGGATGGAAAAGGGGCTTTTGAACGGGGATGCATTTGGTGTGCTGCGGATTGGAGCAAGCATCTCTCTTGGGAACTTTTTTCTGCCGGGGCTGGTGAGTGCATTCCGAAAGAGCTGGCCGGATATGAAGGTTAAGGTGACCATATCCAATGCGGGAAATCTGCAGAGTGGGCTTCTGAATAATGAACTGGACCTGGCTTTGATCGAAGGAGGGATTTCGGAGGCTGAACTTGAAACACGGGCATTCTCAGAGGACAGAATGGTGTTGATTCTCCCTGTGGGGCATGAACTGGCGGCTAGGGAGAAGGTGTTTGTGGAGGATTTGAAGGGATATGATTTTCTTGCCAGGGAGAAGGGGAGCGTGGGGAGGACATTGTTGGATCATGTATTTGCGGTGAGAGGAATCACTTTGGAACCACTTTGGGAGAGTGCGAGTACACAGGCGATCATTAAGGGTGTGCAGGAGGGGATTGGCGTGTCAATTCTGCCGGAGATGCTGGTGGAGAGGGAGATTTCGGAAGGGAGGATATGCGCCAGGGAGGTGGAGGATGAGGCGTTTCGGAGGGTGCATTATGTGGTTTGGCATAGGAATAAGTTTTTGACGGAGGGGGCGGTGGGGTTTCTAGAGATGGCGGTGGAATGGGGGCGGCGTAAAGGACGGTGA
- a CDS encoding phosphotransferase enzyme family protein — MLEMIKNEIVNAFLFDGDFIYAEPFGCGHINATYAVYFRRETKPPVRYILQAVNTAIFTDPQGLMENILGVTSHLRKKILEQGGDAQRETLTLIPTRNGNLLYEDSEGGFWRSYHFIENATCHQSVDRPVLFTNAAKAFGHFQKLLADYPADTLHETIAGFHNTVDRYALFEKAVAEDKAGRAASVEKEVRFFLDRKADGAVVVDAIAKGQLPLRVTHNDTKLNNIMMDNDTDEGICVIDLDTVMPGSVLYDFGDSIRFGASTADEDERDLSLVSMDLELFEAYTAGFLSEAGSSLTAEEIRLLPFSAKLLTLECGMRFLTDYLNGDTYFRIHREHQNLDRCRTQMKLVADMEYKMEDMHKIVAKYV, encoded by the coding sequence ATGCTGGAGATGATCAAAAATGAAATTGTAAATGCCTTCCTCTTTGACGGTGATTTTATCTACGCAGAACCTTTTGGGTGCGGCCATATAAACGCCACCTATGCCGTCTACTTCCGAAGAGAGACAAAACCGCCTGTGCGCTATATTCTGCAGGCAGTCAACACCGCCATTTTTACAGACCCACAGGGCCTGATGGAAAATATCCTGGGCGTTACCTCCCATCTCCGGAAGAAGATTCTGGAACAGGGCGGAGACGCCCAGCGGGAAACCCTGACGCTCATCCCCACACGGAACGGAAACTTACTCTATGAGGACAGTGAGGGCGGATTCTGGAGAAGTTATCACTTCATCGAAAATGCCACCTGCCACCAGTCCGTGGACCGCCCGGTACTTTTTACCAACGCAGCCAAGGCATTCGGCCATTTTCAGAAACTTCTGGCTGACTACCCGGCAGATACGCTGCATGAAACTATTGCCGGCTTTCATAACACCGTGGACCGATATGCTCTGTTTGAGAAGGCGGTGGCTGAGGACAAGGCCGGCAGGGCCGCTTCTGTGGAAAAAGAAGTACGGTTTTTTCTGGACCGGAAAGCCGACGGCGCCGTTGTGGTGGATGCCATTGCCAAGGGACAGCTTCCCCTGCGTGTTACCCACAACGATACCAAACTGAACAATATAATGATGGACAATGATACGGACGAGGGTATCTGCGTCATTGATCTGGATACGGTCATGCCGGGTTCTGTGCTCTATGATTTTGGAGACAGTATACGTTTCGGCGCCAGCACTGCTGATGAGGATGAACGGGATCTATCCCTGGTCTCCATGGACCTGGAACTTTTTGAGGCTTATACGGCAGGTTTCCTGTCTGAAGCAGGCAGTTCCCTCACAGCGGAAGAAATCCGGCTTCTCCCATTCTCCGCAAAGCTCCTGACTCTGGAGTGCGGCATGCGATTCCTGACAGATTACCTGAACGGCGATACATATTTCCGTATCCACAGGGAACATCAAAATCTGGACCGCTGCAGGACACAGATGAAGCTTGTGGCAGATATGGAATATAAGATGGAGGATATGCATAAAATCGTGGCAAAATATGTATAA
- a CDS encoding PocR ligand-binding domain-containing protein has translation MEQSLSIERILKELYHISGFRICIYDTNFHEIAAYPHELGCFCGLIQKHPEGMRLCVEHDTMAFGRVREQEKLHIYKCHFGLYEAVAPLYSFGALTGYLMMGQTLEAGPDAGRMPYEKALPLVSDPAALEEAISRIPVRGQSTIDSLVTIMEVCAQYITLSNRMNLSKNELVSEVHRYIEKHYDQKLTIDDLCRQFFCSRASLTRKFRETYHISIHDHICKVRLENGCRLLRTTTLSIGEIAFSCGYGDQNYFTRAFCRTYGMTPMQYRKKETLSPI, from the coding sequence ATGGAACAGTCCCTGTCTATTGAGCGGATACTGAAAGAGCTTTATCATATATCCGGTTTCCGCATCTGCATTTATGACACCAATTTTCATGAAATTGCCGCTTATCCACATGAACTGGGATGTTTCTGCGGACTGATCCAGAAGCATCCGGAGGGAATGCGTCTCTGTGTGGAACACGACACTATGGCTTTTGGACGTGTACGGGAACAGGAAAAGCTCCATATCTATAAATGCCATTTCGGACTGTACGAGGCGGTTGCCCCTCTGTACAGCTTCGGCGCCCTCACAGGTTATCTGATGATGGGGCAGACCCTGGAAGCCGGGCCGGACGCGGGCAGGATGCCATATGAAAAAGCCCTTCCCCTGGTATCTGATCCGGCTGCCCTGGAAGAGGCCATTTCCCGGATTCCGGTCCGCGGACAAAGTACCATAGACTCCCTGGTAACCATAATGGAAGTCTGTGCCCAGTATATCACACTCAGCAACCGCATGAACCTGTCCAAAAATGAACTGGTCAGCGAGGTTCACCGTTATATTGAGAAACATTATGACCAGAAGCTCACCATTGATGACCTTTGCCGCCAGTTTTTCTGCAGCCGCGCCTCCCTTACCAGGAAATTCAGGGAGACTTACCATATTTCCATCCATGACCATATCTGTAAGGTACGGCTGGAAAACGGATGCAGGCTGCTTCGGACTACCACCCTAAGTATTGGGGAGATCGCATTTTCCTGCGGTTACGGTGACCAGAATTATTTTACGCGGGCATTTTGCAGAACTTACGGGATGACGCCTATGCAGTACAGAAAAAAGGAAACCCTGTCACCTATTTGA